A portion of the Anoxybacillus gonensis genome contains these proteins:
- a CDS encoding thiamine pyrophosphate-dependent enzyme, translating to MEQVVAFESGNEMAALAAAQINYHLMGYFPITPSTEIAQLLDQMKARGEHQIVLIPADGEHGSAGICYGAAVMGARVFNATSANGLMYMLEQLPVQSGTRFPMVMNLVTRSISGPLDIRGDHSDLYFALNTGWVILTARTPQAVYDMNIMALKIAEHEDVRLPVIVAYDGFFTSHQKRKVQYFKDRQVVQTFIGERPTHFPNASDPTKPVTIGAHMNGDDLINNHYQQSEALYRAANVFQQVAREYAQLSGREYPFVDLYKMEDAEVALFLINSAAETAKDVVDQLRAKGIKAGVMSPNMIRPFPSESIRQACKHVKVLLVGERADSYGAHGGNMTHEIKSALKEDPHNQTIVLTRIFGLGGKDFYPDDAKAFFDIALQTLEKGFAEKPFDYFGHVPGDPKHKWEQAIEPMYGDAFKSGLIQVTEDEETKRLKVKIPPLRALTSKPKRLAPGHGACPGCGIFPGLELFFKGIEGDVVVLFQTGCAYVVTTAYPYSSHKQTMIHNLFQNGPATLSGAVEAFFEMKRRGDIQISDDITFVMVTGDGGMDIGMGSAIGTALRNHKLIMLEYDNEGYMNTGSQMSYSTPLGHMTSTTGVGKTQKGKAFHHKDTPQIMAATNIPYVFTATEAFPQDLIKKAAKAQWYSQHEGTAYGKLLITCPLNWKSDERYGEKIMKAAVDSCFFPLYEVERGKTTITYDPEEKNKRIPLQEWLKYMGKAKHLLKEENRELLIAFEQEVERRWKRLKAMHEHPDL from the coding sequence ATGGAACAAGTAGTCGCATTTGAGTCTGGGAATGAGATGGCGGCTCTCGCAGCAGCACAAATTAATTATCATCTTATGGGATACTTTCCGATCACCCCATCAACAGAAATTGCTCAACTATTAGATCAAATGAAAGCACGCGGTGAACATCAAATTGTACTTATTCCTGCAGATGGGGAGCACGGATCAGCAGGAATTTGTTATGGTGCAGCCGTTATGGGCGCTCGTGTATTTAATGCAACGAGTGCAAATGGACTCATGTATATGCTTGAACAGTTGCCTGTTCAATCGGGGACACGTTTTCCGATGGTCATGAATTTAGTCACGCGTTCGATTAGTGGGCCATTAGATATTCGCGGGGACCATTCGGACTTATATTTTGCTTTAAATACAGGATGGGTGATTTTAACGGCGCGTACACCACAAGCGGTATACGATATGAATATTATGGCTTTAAAAATAGCTGAACATGAAGATGTACGGTTGCCAGTTATTGTGGCATACGACGGATTTTTCACATCGCACCAAAAACGAAAAGTTCAATATTTTAAAGATCGTCAAGTTGTTCAAACGTTTATCGGGGAGCGACCAACTCATTTTCCGAACGCATCCGATCCAACAAAACCAGTGACAATTGGTGCACATATGAATGGCGATGATTTAATTAATAACCATTATCAACAGTCAGAAGCGTTATATCGGGCAGCTAATGTATTTCAACAGGTAGCGCGAGAATATGCGCAATTGTCAGGACGAGAATATCCTTTTGTTGATTTGTATAAAATGGAAGATGCAGAAGTGGCGTTATTTTTAATTAATTCAGCAGCAGAAACAGCAAAAGATGTTGTCGATCAGTTGCGAGCAAAAGGGATAAAAGCAGGTGTCATGAGCCCGAATATGATTCGTCCGTTTCCTAGTGAATCCATCCGACAAGCATGTAAACATGTAAAAGTGCTTCTTGTCGGTGAACGTGCCGACTCATACGGGGCGCACGGAGGAAATATGACACATGAAATTAAATCCGCATTAAAGGAAGATCCACACAATCAAACGATTGTTTTAACGCGCATTTTTGGGCTTGGTGGAAAAGATTTTTACCCTGATGATGCGAAAGCATTTTTTGATATCGCTTTACAAACTTTAGAAAAAGGTTTCGCTGAAAAGCCATTTGACTATTTTGGACATGTACCAGGGGATCCAAAACATAAATGGGAACAAGCCATCGAGCCAATGTATGGCGATGCATTTAAAAGCGGACTTATTCAAGTGACTGAAGATGAAGAGACGAAAAGATTAAAAGTAAAAATTCCTCCGCTTCGAGCGTTAACGTCAAAACCGAAACGGTTAGCTCCAGGTCACGGTGCATGTCCAGGATGTGGGATTTTCCCAGGTCTCGAGTTGTTTTTTAAAGGAATTGAAGGGGATGTTGTCGTTTTATTTCAAACCGGTTGTGCTTACGTGGTCACAACAGCTTATCCGTACAGTTCGCATAAGCAAACGATGATTCATAATTTATTCCAAAATGGTCCAGCCACATTATCTGGGGCGGTAGAAGCGTTTTTTGAGATGAAACGCCGTGGAGATATTCAAATTTCTGATGATATCACGTTTGTTATGGTGACAGGTGACGGTGGCATGGATATTGGCATGGGATCAGCAATTGGCACAGCACTTCGTAACCATAAACTCATTATGCTAGAATACGATAACGAAGGATATATGAATACAGGATCGCAAATGTCGTATTCTACACCGCTTGGACATATGACAAGTACAACAGGCGTTGGAAAAACACAGAAAGGAAAAGCGTTTCACCATAAAGATACGCCGCAAATTATGGCGGCTACAAATATTCCATACGTGTTTACGGCAACAGAAGCGTTTCCGCAAGATTTAATTAAAAAAGCGGCAAAAGCCCAGTGGTATTCTCAACATGAAGGAACAGCATACGGTAAGCTATTGATTACATGTCCATTAAACTGGAAATCTGACGAACGATATGGGGAAAAAATCATGAAAGCAGCGGTAGATTCATGCTTTTTCCCGCTATATGAAGTAGAACGCGGAAAAACAACGATTACGTACGATCCAGAAGAAAAAAATAAGCGTATTCCGTTGCAAGAATGGTTAAAATATATGGGCAAGGCGAAACATCTATTAAAAGAAGAAAATCGGGAATTGCTCATTGCTTTCGAACAAGAAGTAGAACGAAGATGGAAACGTTTAAAAGCAATGCACGAACATCCGGATTTATAG
- a CDS encoding endonuclease I family protein, whose product MEDVVLQHAEQLKHWEEKQEEILQELIENQQKIHQQNDLYYNEKEEARIIERYYEHMNDQTDGTFLFQAYHDLIKRTHIRRIPYFLSKDYYLYTWVDLQPDGTVKSIYSGKKKDPRTVILQDYETIQKRYEQFIQLVKKAKKGELDLEQKIKMVDRQFKFNAEHVVPQSWFGAKEPMKGDLHHLFVCEPRCNSIRSNFPYADFPFYEPESPDEMIQNDCGVAYGEYFEPEHGKGAVARAMLYFLVRYPRAIKQPFIDQINISLLIQWHKQFPVTMYEKHRNAAIFRIQGNRNPFIDKSHLVEQIYFLIGRKSG is encoded by the coding sequence GTGGAAGATGTTGTACTTCAACATGCGGAACAGTTGAAGCATTGGGAAGAAAAACAAGAAGAGATTTTGCAAGAATTAATCGAAAACCAACAAAAAATTCATCAGCAAAACGATTTATATTATAACGAAAAAGAAGAGGCGCGCATTATTGAACGATATTATGAACATATGAATGATCAAACGGACGGAACGTTTTTATTTCAAGCATATCACGATTTAATAAAGCGGACACATATACGCCGCATCCCTTATTTTCTAAGCAAAGATTACTATTTATACACATGGGTGGATTTGCAGCCCGATGGAACAGTAAAAAGCATTTATTCAGGAAAAAAGAAAGATCCGCGCACAGTTATTTTACAAGACTATGAGACGATTCAAAAGCGATATGAACAATTCATTCAACTTGTGAAAAAAGCGAAAAAAGGTGAACTTGATCTTGAACAAAAGATAAAAATGGTCGATCGACAATTCAAATTTAATGCAGAGCATGTCGTTCCACAATCTTGGTTTGGGGCGAAAGAGCCGATGAAAGGAGATTTGCATCACTTATTCGTTTGTGAACCACGTTGTAATTCGATCCGTTCAAATTTTCCTTATGCGGATTTCCCGTTTTATGAACCAGAGTCTCCTGATGAAATGATTCAAAATGACTGTGGAGTAGCATACGGAGAATATTTTGAACCTGAACACGGAAAAGGAGCGGTGGCGCGAGCGATGCTGTATTTCCTCGTTCGTTATCCGCGAGCAATCAAACAACCGTTTATTGATCAAATCAATATTTCACTGCTTATTCAATGGCATAAACAGTTTCCTGTTACAATGTATGAAAAACATCGTAACGCGGCTATTTTTCGTATTCAAGGAAACCGCAATCCGTTCATAGATAAATCGCATCTTGTTGAACAGATTTATTTTTTGATTGGACGTAAAAGTGGTTAG
- a CDS encoding MBL fold metallo-hydrolase, translating into MGKRYENLDGVYTTKTFADLRRWYAERRQKKKDWSYTLPREYIDSSLLHTNKKQTLLTWVGHATFIIQINGLTIVTDPVWAKRLGTIRRLIDPAIPIYDVPPVDVILISHSHYDHLHFSSIKQLKGNPLILVPSGLRSSFLKRGFERVVECCWWDTVVEKDVSFTFVPAQHWSKRTLFDTNTSHWGGWVIEAKEKPTFYFAGDSGYFRGFRAIGERFHIDYALLPIGAYEPEWFMGPQHVTPEEAVQAFVDCRAKTFIPMHYGTFPLADDTPKEALDRLYAEWKRRNFPSEQLCVPKLGEIVYCETAT; encoded by the coding sequence ATGGGAAAACGATATGAAAATTTAGATGGGGTATACACAACAAAAACATTTGCTGATTTACGGCGTTGGTATGCGGAAAGAAGACAAAAAAAGAAAGATTGGTCATATACTTTGCCCCGTGAATATATTGACTCTTCTTTGCTACATACAAATAAAAAGCAAACGTTGCTCACATGGGTAGGGCATGCGACATTTATTATTCAAATAAATGGCTTAACCATCGTTACAGATCCAGTTTGGGCAAAACGATTAGGAACGATTCGCAGACTAATTGATCCGGCCATTCCGATTTATGATGTACCTCCTGTTGATGTCATATTAATTTCTCATAGCCACTATGACCATTTACATTTCTCAAGCATAAAACAGCTAAAGGGAAATCCTCTCATTCTCGTTCCAAGCGGGTTACGTTCATCCTTTCTGAAAAGAGGGTTTGAGCGTGTTGTGGAATGCTGTTGGTGGGACACAGTTGTCGAAAAAGATGTTTCGTTTACGTTCGTTCCTGCACAACACTGGTCAAAGCGGACACTATTTGACACGAATACATCCCATTGGGGCGGATGGGTCATTGAAGCAAAAGAAAAACCAACGTTTTATTTCGCTGGAGATAGTGGATACTTTCGCGGGTTTCGCGCAATCGGGGAGCGTTTCCATATCGATTATGCGTTGTTGCCTATTGGAGCATATGAACCAGAATGGTTTATGGGGCCTCAACATGTGACACCAGAAGAAGCTGTACAAGCATTTGTCGATTGCCGTGCAAAAACATTTATTCCGATGCATTACGGTACATTTCCACTCGCTGACGATACACCAAAAGAAGCGCTAGATCGCCTATATGCCGAATGGAAGCGGCGCAACTTTCCAAGCGAGCAGCTATGTGTACCAAAACTTGGGGAAATCGTATATTGCGAAACCGCCACTTAA
- a CDS encoding ABC transporter ATP-binding protein, with amino-acid sequence MKSNMNQRQVFMRLMSYAIPHRKSLFFAFFLLALTTAGEVLGPIIVKVFIDDYLTHMTFPLQAMIGLAAAYVTIHIGKVVLSYFQLLKFQEIALKIIQQLRIDVFAKVQSLGMRYFDRTPAGSIVSRVTNDTEAIKEMFVEVLVTFIQSAFFLIGVFVAMFLLDVRLATFCLVILPVIYIIIRTYRKYSSVFYSDLRERLSQLNAKLNESLQGMAIIQAFRQQKRMREQFGSINEKHYIAAMKNIKLDSLLLRPATDVVYVFSLIVVLSYFGISSFESPVEIGVLYAFVNYLERFFEPINQMMMRLSMFQQALVASSRVFQLLDEQEEEPKQYEQPLVIEKGTVEFRNVSFSYDGKRDVLKNISFIARPGETVALVGHTGSGKSSIIQLLMRFYEFERGDILIDGHSIQAYPKRELRKNIGLVLQDPFLFYGTVRDNIRLHHKSLTDEDIEQAATFVQAHSFIEKLPKGYDHPVTERGTTFSSGQRQLIAFARTIAINPKILVLDEATANIDTETEEAIQQALEKMRKGRTTIAIAHRLSTIQDADQILVLHQGEIVERGTHQQLLAKRGLYYRMYVLQNGLTEDVCI; translated from the coding sequence TTTTTTGCTTTTTTTCTTTTAGCCTTAACGACTGCGGGCGAAGTGCTCGGTCCGATTATTGTAAAAGTGTTTATTGATGACTACTTAACACATATGACATTTCCGCTTCAAGCGATGATCGGATTAGCAGCTGCCTACGTCACGATCCACATTGGGAAAGTCGTTCTTTCTTACTTTCAATTGCTGAAGTTTCAAGAAATTGCGCTAAAAATTATTCAACAGCTGCGCATCGATGTATTTGCGAAAGTACAATCGTTAGGAATGCGCTATTTTGATCGGACGCCAGCGGGAAGCATTGTATCCCGAGTGACAAATGATACGGAAGCGATTAAAGAAATGTTTGTTGAAGTGCTCGTCACATTTATCCAAAGTGCTTTTTTCTTAATTGGTGTGTTTGTTGCGATGTTTTTGCTCGATGTCCGTTTAGCTACTTTTTGTTTAGTGATTTTACCGGTTATTTATATCATTATTCGTACGTATCGAAAGTATAGTTCGGTGTTTTATAGCGATTTGCGCGAGCGGTTAAGCCAGCTGAATGCAAAGTTAAATGAGTCGCTTCAAGGTATGGCGATCATCCAAGCGTTCCGCCAACAAAAACGGATGAGAGAGCAATTTGGATCCATTAACGAAAAACATTATATAGCGGCAATGAAAAATATTAAACTTGATAGTTTATTGCTTCGTCCAGCGACAGACGTCGTTTATGTATTTTCACTTATTGTCGTTTTAAGTTATTTTGGCATCTCTTCTTTTGAAAGTCCGGTTGAAATCGGTGTGTTATACGCCTTCGTCAATTATTTAGAGCGTTTTTTTGAACCGATTAACCAAATGATGATGCGGTTATCGATGTTTCAGCAAGCGCTCGTTGCTTCGTCACGTGTTTTTCAATTGTTAGATGAACAAGAAGAAGAGCCGAAACAATATGAGCAACCACTTGTGATTGAAAAAGGAACGGTGGAATTTCGCAATGTATCGTTTAGTTATGATGGAAAACGCGACGTATTAAAAAACATTTCGTTTATCGCTCGACCTGGAGAAACGGTTGCGCTCGTCGGTCATACAGGAAGCGGAAAAAGTTCGATCATTCAACTGCTCATGCGCTTTTACGAGTTTGAGCGCGGGGACATTTTGATTGATGGACATTCCATTCAAGCATATCCGAAAAGAGAATTGCGAAAAAATATCGGCCTTGTTCTTCAAGATCCGTTTTTGTTTTATGGGACGGTGCGAGATAACATTCGACTTCATCATAAAAGTTTGACAGATGAAGATATCGAACAAGCTGCCACATTTGTTCAAGCCCATTCGTTTATTGAAAAATTGCCAAAAGGGTACGATCATCCCGTGACAGAGAGGGGGACGACGTTTTCGAGCGGCCAACGTCAACTAATTGCATTTGCCCGTACGATTGCGATCAATCCGAAAATATTAGTGCTTGATGAAGCAACGGCAAATATCGATACAGAAACAGAGGAAGCCATTCAACAAGCGCTCGAAAAGATGCGAAAAGGGCGAACGACGATTGCGATTGCCCATCGTTTATCAACGATTCAAGATGCCGATCAAATTCTCGTTTTGCATCAAGGTGAAATTGTTGAGCGTGGTACGCATCAACAGCTGCTTGCAAAACGAGGGTTATATTATCGGATGTACGTCTTGCAAAATGGGTTAACCGAAGATGTATGTATATAA
- a CDS encoding 2-oxoacid:acceptor oxidoreductase family protein, with the protein MSILPKTNELGFFEIRLESIGGLGANLAGKMLAEVGALGHGLNAANFSTYGSEKKGSPVKSYIRFCDEHVHIRDHSPIEQPHVIGVFHEALYKMVDVVSGLRPDGVVLVNSVRSAEHIRRDLRLSYGTLAIVDALGIAVEEKTKVNTAMLGALFRICHFLDPEKMKQVIRKTFEKKYPHLVEANIRTFERGYEEVRFYESEDASLETGKPFSRPYPLFGYETQTIGGVIITNGNSVWKDLSGSRQGFLPKWEEKDCIHCAACDTVCPDFCFVWEEGEDRKGRKQMFLKGIDYQYCKGCLKCVEACPTSALTPYREQIGFAEAHTVKRMRV; encoded by the coding sequence ATGTCTATTTTACCAAAAACAAATGAACTAGGGTTTTTTGAAATACGTCTAGAGTCTATCGGGGGATTAGGTGCGAATTTAGCGGGGAAAATGCTGGCGGAAGTAGGAGCTCTCGGGCATGGATTAAATGCTGCAAACTTTTCAACATACGGTTCTGAGAAGAAAGGATCGCCTGTAAAAAGTTATATTCGCTTTTGTGATGAGCATGTACATATTCGCGATCATAGTCCGATTGAACAACCGCATGTTATCGGGGTTTTCCATGAAGCGCTTTATAAGATGGTTGATGTCGTTAGCGGATTGCGGCCAGACGGTGTGGTGCTCGTCAATTCTGTGCGAAGTGCTGAGCATATTCGTCGCGATCTACGCTTGTCATACGGAACACTCGCGATTGTCGATGCGCTTGGAATTGCGGTAGAGGAAAAAACAAAAGTGAATACAGCTATGCTCGGGGCATTATTTCGCATTTGTCACTTTCTTGATCCTGAGAAAATGAAACAAGTTATTCGTAAAACGTTTGAAAAAAAATATCCTCATCTCGTTGAGGCAAATATCCGTACATTTGAACGTGGATATGAAGAAGTTCGTTTTTATGAGAGTGAAGACGCTTCATTAGAAACAGGAAAGCCGTTTTCTCGTCCGTATCCTTTGTTCGGTTATGAGACACAAACGATCGGTGGAGTCATTATAACAAACGGCAATAGCGTATGGAAAGACTTAAGCGGCTCTCGGCAAGGGTTTTTGCCGAAATGGGAGGAAAAAGATTGCATTCATTGTGCCGCCTGCGACACCGTTTGTCCAGATTTTTGTTTCGTGTGGGAAGAAGGAGAAGATCGTAAAGGAAGAAAACAAATGTTTTTAAAAGGAATTGACTATCAATATTGTAAAGGTTGTTTGAAATGTGTAGAAGCATGTCCAACGAGTGCGTTAACGCCATATCGTGAACAAATTGGCTTTGCCGAGGCTCATACGGTAAAGCGAATGAGAGTGTGA